AAAATATGCTTAACATCTCTATCTTTCAATGTTTTCAATAACGTTTGAACAATAAATGAACCAGTTGTATCTCTCTTAGCAAGTTTTACAATACGATCTTTCATGTATAACTTATAAAGTCTTTCCACATATTTTAATCTACCTGATTCTATCATACTTTGTAAGAAATGAGATCCAACAGGATCCGATAGTAAATATTCCATAAAAGATTCTTCCTTTGGatctttttcttcagaTGTACTAAACACTAATCTCCAGAAGGAACGATCTCTATCAAAGATACCTTCAActtgaataattaattgGATGACTGGAGATGCAACTTTATCAACACAAAATTCTCTGAATTTAGTAACCATAGTTTGAGTTATTTCTGATTTTTTAGCACCATTAGTAAATGAACCATATAGTTCGGATAGCATTTCACGTAATgctaatttaaaagattccGGTGTTTGGTAGGCTTTATCAAAATCTTgattatctttaatatcgATCATTTTACGAGCGATTTTAGATTTCTTGGAACGTAAAGTAGAATTACTCTTTGTACTACTTGGTAAGTTTTTGGAAgacaaaattaaaattaataatcttaaAACATGAGAGGAATATTGATGGTTAAtcatttctttcaaatgTGGTTTGAATTCATTCAgcataaataaaaatagattttCCATAGTTCCTAAATCTTCATAATCTTCTGCAGACTGACCTTCTTCATCAAAACTTGGTGTGAGGAATTCCTTTTCTACTAAAGCTGCACTTCTAACTAATAGAGTTTCTAAAACATGAGAAGCATATTTATGACAAGAAAGACCATAGAAAAACCCATTGAAAGCCTTAAAGATAGTTTTCAACTGAATATCATTAGCCGCAAGAATAATACGCTCCATCAACTTGGAACAAATTTGAGAAGTGACTAATTTCAGTTCTTTACCTTTGGCTTCTTCAATGacactaataataaattgatgTTGTTCTTCAGGAGTTTCAAAAGCATCCATAGACAACGTGGATTCAGCTTGTTTAAAGtattctaattcttctcTATCTAGAACACCGAAAAATACTTGCTTTTGGCCATCAGGTTGATCATCATCTTGTTCATAGTTGGAATCATTATAAGTAGAAACTTGTTCTTCAGGTTTGAATTCTTCCtcttccttttttttttgtaatctTCTACCTCTAACTTTAGCCATTGTGaaatatgattataataatacaaataataatagtaataatactaaGTATAATGGTAAggttttaatatatttattataaaaagtACATAGTATTTCAATTTAGCTatgcattattttttatagatCTATACAAAGCTCATCGCTCCGAAAacttttcttcaaaattctTCACGGATAAAAAATTGCTTAAAAAGACTCGTTGCTAGTGGATATAGAAAactgaaaaatattgatctcataaatttcaattattagcAAGAGCATTACAACGTCCTTATTTcgtattattaatgaattagatgCTTCTAAAAACCGATATATAATTGTATATTAACAATTAGTGTATATTACATATATGACATATTTATAAAGTGCGTGTTCAATCATCATGATCCCAGTTACCAGGCTTTGGTCCTTGTGGAGCCTTTGGGCCACCAGCTCTCTTTGCCATAATGATTTGATCGACTGATAAAACTGTGGTAGCAGCTTCAGTGGCAACATTAATGGCGAATTTCTTAGCCGCTAGCATATCATAAATACCTTCCTCAGTGATATCTTTAATACCATCTGTTGTTTCATCATCTACATCAACACCCTTGTATAAGTGTGAAGAATCAGATGGATCGCTATCAGATGTAACAGTATGAGCTGCATATAGATTTGGTAAGACTTCATTAACATCTAGACCAGCTGTTTCTGCTAAAGTACGTGGTACTACCTCAAAGGCTAAAGCAAATTGCTTAATGGCTAATTGTAATAAACCAGGTGTCTTTTCACCATATTTAGTAATTCTGGAAACTAATTCAATTTCTGTTGCACCAGCACCAGGTAATAGCTTACCACCATTTGGTTTCATTAGACCTTTAACAGCGGCAACACCATCATCAATAGATCTTTCGATATCGTCCAAATTGTTTTGTGTAGCACCTCTTAATATAATAGTAGCAGTTCTAGTAGTTTCACCTTCATCCTGTTTGAAGACGGTAACTCTATCACCACCAATCTCCATAGTTTTAACAGTTTCAATAATACCAATTTCTTCAGGGGTTGGTGCACCTAATCTAGGTAGAGGGGTAGCACCACAAACACGACATATCCTTCTTAATTCAAACTTGCTTGGAACTTTCAAAACTAAAATACCATAtctatttaaataatgtaaaGCTAGTTCACCGACACCTGCACCAGCTACAATACAAGTAACACCCATATCGGCAATTTCTTTCATCATCTGATctaattgtttttcttcACCTTTGGAGAAATCTAGCATTTCTTGTGCATTATGCAATAGTACAGTACCTTTGGTTTCTGTGTTGGCAATATCTATTGGACAAGTGAAAACTGCAACCTTATGTTTTTGATTTTCAGATAGTGCTTTAATGTGACCCTCTGGTTCACGATTGAAAACCATACCTTTAATAACTgaagaattagataaaGAGCCACCCATAATTTTTACAACTCTGATTGAATCAACATTAAAGAATGGAGATTTATCATCTGATTTTGGTAATATGTATGAAACTGCTTCAGAGACCAATTCacttaataaatcttcataGCCATGTTGTTTAGCAGAAATGACAGGTTTAattactttaattaattcctttttatcagttttattttcaatttcaccTACAACCATACTATCTAATTCCTTTAATGTGAAATTTTTGGCCATGTTATAACCTTGAATAATTTCTACTGCAGATAAACCAAGggcaattaatttttcgcagacatttaataattcaccTGCTAAAACCATTACTAAGTTAGTCCCATCACCCAtatctattttttgttgttcTGTGGCCATAACCAAGACTTTAACAGCTGGGTGGATGATATCTAATTCTCTTAGCATAGTAGCAGCATcattagtaataataattttaccCAATTGATTGACAATGACTTTGTTTGTACCACATGGACCCATAGATGTTAAACACATTTTGTGAATCTCACGGATAGCGGCAATGGACTTGTTAATTTGCCCATCAGCATTAGAGTAACTTTGATAGCCTTGTTTGAAAAGGTTAGCATTGGGATTCTGAGGTAATTTCATAGACATCTTGAAATGGCCGGCTGATGGATGAGTTAACTACGTAAGATCCTTTTATAATcaagtatttttttcccagtttacaataaatatacattatatattatttcttgtaagttttaatctattaattttcaTGGTAAATATTCggaatttttcatttcgCCACTCggaaaaaattttagtcTTATAAGTGTCGGTAATTACAATGTATAGGTAAAACCCAATCAAAAGAGGAGATGATCtctaaatataaattttctgGATGGCTTATAACAATTATCGATGTCTATAGTTAATTACTAGAAGGACTAttcctattttttttatttttgtaaacTATAGCTTTTCGTGAGGAATTTCTATGATAATATTCTATAGAATTCTACCCGAATTCCTAAAAAATTAACCAGCTTAGATCATAATAAATAGTAGTGAtctaatttgaaatatgagtgctattattgtttaatCAGGCAATTGAGAAGTTCGATACTtgatacatatatatatcttgaAAATGAAGCTATATTCAGAACTTGTGATAACTTAGTTAATTATGATTTTTGGAATATGCacttaatattttatcattttaaCATACCATATTCACTATATGGTTTGAGTAACATTAATCTTTTCTTATTCATTCAATTATAactcaaatatatttttgtagTTTATGATGTAGACAAGGAAGTAatactgggattcaagagagttagacattgttatacagtgtttaagatgtagAGAcaattactttatttagacatatatagtaaatactataactaaaatgaatatatttcttaaatagtgtttttcgatataaaaagaaaaatacattttaaacaataagtcACATGATAAAAAGTCTTTTAtcacttaatagaaaatgatataatcatattccagcaagTAAAAACTAAACTAAAAACCGTAATACCTCTCTCTCAAAATAGCGTGCCCTTTTCTTTCTATGTTTTTTCTCTATTTTTCACgaaaaaacaagaaaacAAGCTTCGGTAGCTCAGTCGGAAGAGCGTCAGTCTCATAATCTGAAGGTCGAGAGTTCGAACCTCCCCCGGAGCATTCTTTTTAGTAAAATTCACAAATATCACGTGAATTATATTCATCCTCTTGAAATGTTTAATATATGAATCTGTCTTATAATAATGCTAGGTTActttttgtattataattaaGGGACCTTATGTAACAACTTTTTGCTTTGCTACTCCCAgtagtatatctttttggctgctagtttaataccaactgtttattaaactataccactatatacctgagcctatgtaagttaaatattattattattaagttccgatttgttcactatacacttccatcttttgtatttcgtTCTTTTTGTTCTACTTTAACcctctagtttattcttttagctttagattcttaaatagaatttatgttcatgattcaCTTGTTAACCTACAAGTTCATTCCGTTATCATGTGATACTGATTTATACACGTGACTAGCGTAGCTCACACTACGTGACACCTTATTATTCCGATATGTAAGGCTAATTACATGTACGATCCGTTATAATTTGGTACTATTCACCTCCTCTTCAGCGTCAAGAAAGCCCCAGCCATCACTTATTAATACAACTTGTGCCGTTAGTCCAAAAAAAGTAGTTGCTACTCTAATAATAAGACTTTaattatgattatataaataaattaatgtGTCACAAAACAAAGCgtgaaatatttaacaatagtgagtaaaataaaaagaaaattagctcaaaaaaagaagacaCTTAATGGCATTAGTATGATATGTATATcagtataatatatatagctTAGGATAGCATGTGTTAGTGGAGTAGATATACAGGTTACtatatttaagaaaaaatatgagTCTACTAATTAAACTCTAATTATAAGatatgaaatataaattaatctGATTCAATTGAGtgaaaagaattaaactcAATACACAATTACTGGCCAGCGGTCGaactgttcaaaatattgttgctCATAGTTTAAATCTTAGTTAAGTAatctgtttgaataattattatattattattataaaaattctcCTTACTTCTTTCGAaagggaatatataatatatacaggaTATACAATGAACAGTTATAAACTTTTGGGATCTTTTCgtggtaatttatactCCAAAAAATGGACAGATTCACCATCAACGAATTGGTAgtctgatattaaaatggaATCTATCACATCCTAATGCCTCCTTAATATTACTACCTGGGTGTTTTTAGTAGTAAGGCCACGTATGCTTAATGCATGttagattattaattatactaagttgttattagttgttgtaTAAAGCCACATATACAACTAAATTCATGCTTTATTAGCTATTAACACAAACCCACGACTTATGACATATAATGCTACAGCTCTGACAATTACTTGTACAGTATTAACAGTtcgaaaaaattatttgttgtttggaatattttcatttttgaatatataaatgttAATCGAAAACCGAATAGGATCCCCTCGATTTATAAACtaatcttaaaaaaatgaaaaatgcTATTCTTAGTACATTaggcaaaaaaaaaaattggcaGAAGTAATAGATATAATCttgaataaaatcaaaCTAAACTTatatgcatatatataaataacaaaaaggaaaaatcgtttataaagatattaaaaattagaaaagatTGAAAAGGAACGGTAggaatatgatttattagaagaagaGCAAAATTAACAAGTTATGTTTGTagtaaacaaaaaaaacaaaaaaatagtatacagtttgaaaataaagttttGATGGAGTTCAATATATGTATCTAAAGTTtctattttgaatatcGGTCAAATCCAAGAATTCATAAGTTTGAACaacttttgaattttcttcagtattttcaatttgtcCCATTTCTCTATCCCTTTTTCGTTTCTTTTTACTAATCCAACCGATATAAAGTTGTAATGGGATACAAACAGCCTGAGTGACCAGAAGAGCAATCTTTGCTGGGACATATCTTGGTGCAGTATTAACTCTAAACATTTGAGGAGCGATAATATTAGCCAATTGGGTCATAACCAAAGTACTTGCATTACGGAATATTCTTTTACAATAACCAGAGGTATTCCAACTATTCCAAATGTAAAGGTTTGTAATGACACATGAACCACTATATAGAAGGTATAAGGAGAATAAATTAGCTATCTTATGATCTAAAGACATAGATAACATGACAATACAACCAATGATAGATGGAATGTACATTGAGATGGAAATCAAAGTAATTTGACCCCATTTTGCTAACATTTGAGTGGTAATAAAGATGATTATGGCAGTGATAGCACCAATAGgtaattgtaataaagCGGTTTCATAAGAATCAAAACCAAATGTGGCTgtaattgttgttgaaaaattccCAATAGAACCAGTACTGATTTGAGAACAAATagctaataataacataGGCCAAGTTAGTTTATCTTTCAAGAACAATTCTATAACATGCtcttttttgaattttttattttctacaCCAGTTTGATTATTTCTGATATGTTCCAAGACTTGAACCTTCTCATCATCAGATAAAAACCAAGCATTAGTCACATTATCAGgtaagaaaaagaaaacaataataccaaATAAGACTGTGACAAGACCCACGATTAAAAACATAATTTGCCATGAAGTAAATTCAGTACCATGATAATGTAAAAACCCAAAAGAGATTAAACCTCCAATAACATAACCAGTTCCCGCTTGAATAGCCCAATACCCAATTCTAGCACTTTGTTCTGATTTAGTGTAATACATACCACTGATAGCAATACAACCAACAGCGCTTGAGGATTCAAACATACCTAATAGAGTACGTACCACCATCAAGGATGCATAAGTCTTACATGCTGAGTGGCATGCCAATACTGCTCCCCACaaacaaatgaaaataccTAAAACTTTAGACAATGgatatttttgaatcaaATATGTAACAATAGGTtccataaatatataagcAGCTGAGAAAATAGTACCCAAATTGGAGAATTCATTaccttttaaattttttaataccaTAGCCGCAGcataattcaataaagcCTTATCTAGGAACATAAAGAGATAAATGGCACATAAGAAAGGTAAGACAATACGATCTAATTTCCTCAACACTTTTGGATCCAATTGTTGAGTACCATGTAAGATTGCTGTGTTTGAAATATCGGTGACTTTGTTAGCGGCTTCCACGTCAACAGCATCTTTGTTTTCCTTGAGAAATCTCAATGCAACATCAGCATCTTCCTCATTAATATCAAATCCAGAGGCTGACGAAGTAGAATGAGTCGTGGTGATAGAAACACCTGGAGATTCTTTGAAATCAAGAGATTCagtttcttctttaaattcCGGTTGTTTAGAATCCtccattttaaatataatttgatttgaCTTGGTATGACTTAAGAACGAAATTGAATAAGATAAATAGAATACTGATGATCATCTCATCGATTTTAAACAAggttttttatataataaataaaattcttaTATTCCCAGGCATTTAAATTCTCATTGCATAGCTCATCACCTAGAAAAGTTCACTGTAATTCGGA
This DNA window, taken from Henningerozyma blattae CBS 6284 chromosome 3, complete genome, encodes the following:
- the CCT8 gene encoding chaperonin-containing T-complex subunit CCT8 (similar to Saccharomyces cerevisiae CCT8 (YJL008C); ancestral locus Anc_5.246) encodes the protein MSMKLPQNPNANLFKQGYQSYSNADGQINKSIAAIREIHKMCLTSMGPCGTNKVIVNQLGKIIITNDAATMLRELDIIHPAVKVLVMATEQQKIDMGDGTNLVMVLAGELLNVCEKLIALGLSAVEIIQGYNMAKNFTLKELDSMVVGEIENKTDKKELIKVIKPVISAKQHGYEDLLSELVSEAVSYILPKSDDKSPFFNVDSIRVVKIMGGSLSNSSVIKGMVFNREPEGHIKALSENQKHKVAVFTCPIDIANTETKGTVLLHNAQEMLDFSKGEEKQLDQMMKEIADMGVTCIVAGAGVGELALHYLNRYGILVLKVPSKFELRRICRVCGATPLPRLGAPTPEEIGIIETVKTMEIGGDRVTVFKQDEGETTRTATIILRGATQNNLDDIERSIDDGVAAVKGLMKPNGGKLLPGAGATEIELVSRITKYGEKTPGLLQLAIKQFALAFEVVPRTLAETAGLDVNEVLPNLYAAHTVTSDSDPSDSSHLYKGVDVDDETTDGIKDITEEGIYDMLAAKKFAINVATEAATTVLSVDQIIMAKRAGGPKAPQGPKPGNWDHDD
- the TBLA0C03100 gene encoding allantoate permease family MFS transporter encodes the protein MEDSKQPEFKEETESLDFKESPGVSITTTHSTSSASGFDINEEDADVALRFLKENKDAVDVEAANKVTDISNTAILHGTQQLDPKVLRKLDRIVLPFLCAIYLFMFLDKALLNYAAAMVLKNLKGNEFSNLGTIFSAAYIFMEPIVTYLIQKYPLSKVLGIFICLWGAVLACHSACKTYASLMVVRTLLGMFESSSAVGCIAISGMYYTKSEQSARIGYWAIQAGTGYVIGGLISFGFLHYHGTEFTSWQIMFLIVGLVTVLFGIIVFFFLPDNVTNAWFLSDDEKVQVLEHIRNNQTGVENKKFKKEHVIELFLKDKLTWPMLLLAICSQISTGSIGNFSTTITATFGFDSYETALLQLPIGAITAIIIFITTQMLAKWGQITLISISMYIPSIIGCIVMLSMSLDHKIANLFSLYLLYSGSCVITNLYIWNSWNTSGYCKRIFRNASTLVMTQLANIIAPQMFRVNTAPRYVPAKIALLVTQAVCIPLQLYIGWISKKKRKRDREMGQIENTEENSKVVQTYEFLDLTDIQNRNFRYIY
- the NOP9 gene encoding RNA-binding RNA processing protein NOP9 (similar to Saccharomyces cerevisiae YJL010C; ancestral locus Anc_5.247) gives rise to the protein MAKVRGRRLQKKKEEEEFKPEEQVSTYNDSNYEQDDDQPDGQKQVFFGVLDREELEYFKQAESTLSMDAFETPEEQHQFIISVIEEAKGKELKLVTSQICSKLMERIILAANDIQLKTIFKAFNGFFYGLSCHKYASHVLETLLVRSAALVEKEFLTPSFDEEGQSAEDYEDLGTMENLFLFMLNEFKPHLKEMINHQYSSHVLRLLILILSSKNLPSSTKSNSTLRSKKSKIARKMIDIKDNQDFDKAYQTPESFKLALREMLSELYGSFTNGAKKSEITQTMVTKFREFCVDKVASPVIQLIIQVEGIFDRDRSFWRLVFSTSEEKDPKEESFMEYLLSDPVGSHFLQSMIESGRLKYVERLYKLYMKDRIVKLAKRDTTGSFIVQTLLKTLKDRDVKHILDDVVPELSILLNSNMDFGTTIINSSIKQENYLRDDIISQLVQKYYSSSDKNILESCLLLSSSTLGNTRGDWPTAEERRRSLFLEELIDYDDKFLKITIESMLGLPEERFLQMCYHGVFSHVVEHVLDPKRVDTIMRKRLLNILCRDSVNLSCNAYGSHIMDKLWTFTAKLTLYKERIAGELSKESEKVKNSIYGKQVWKNWNLELYFRKKWDWKKLIKEQDLEIFPDSKPLQPKTKEELESRKPSHKRGRYDREGNYIKGDNNSFKKSRR